A window from Candidatus Woesearchaeota archaeon encodes these proteins:
- a CDS encoding DUF5679 domain-containing protein, whose protein sequence is MATARCMKCKKEIEIKNPQEVVMKNGMAALKGVCPVCGTKVFRITGKKK, encoded by the coding sequence ATGGCAACTGCAAGATGCATGAAATGCAAGAAAGAAATAGAAATCAAGAACCCGCAGGAAGTTGTCATGAAGAACGGCATGGCAGCATTAAAGGGAGTGTGCCCTGTATGCGGAACAAAAGTATTCAGGATTACAGGAAAGAAAAAGTAA
- a CDS encoding 50S ribosomal protein L21e (mediates an interaction between 5S and domains II and V of 23S) translates to MAKRIGGIRRKTRHKLARTAKERGKINLSSYFQKFSVGDVVLLKPNPAIQTGLFPFNFVGRHGVICGEQGKCYQVMVRDGGKEKVFIVHPVHMRVIRNE, encoded by the coding sequence ATGGCTAAAAGAATAGGCGGAATACGAAGAAAGACCCGGCATAAGCTTGCAAGGACAGCGAAAGAGAGGGGGAAGATAAACCTCTCATCATATTTCCAGAAGTTCAGCGTAGGCGATGTGGTTCTTCTCAAGCCAAATCCTGCAATACAGACAGGGCTTTTCCCGTTCAACTTTGTTGGAAGGCACGGCGTAATATGCGGAGAGCAGGGCAAGTGCTACCAGGTTATGGTCAGGGACGGCGGAAAGGAGAAGGTATTCATAGTGCACCCTGTGCACATGCGCGTAATCAGGAATGAATAA
- a CDS encoding DUF655 domain-containing protein — protein sequence MEERKITSGQENMGIAQRQEQRAGSEKEEYAIVLDFLPNGYPFDERPMFKKSAIAQAVGKNSLALLELVPKQEIFLQPHEEVYIGDGKRDKIHHIVGRMRFENLTASAVKELEFIVIEHIKAREKDFVEFFNTSGPLTTRMHKLELLPGLGKKKMWEIIEARETEPIKSFSDLKGRIHLMPDPVKLISKRIMKEMTGNEKHMLFVQ from the coding sequence ATGGAAGAGAGAAAAATAACCTCAGGACAGGAGAATATGGGAATTGCCCAAAGGCAGGAGCAGAGGGCAGGCTCTGAAAAGGAGGAATATGCAATAGTGCTTGACTTTCTGCCAAACGGCTATCCCTTTGATGAAAGGCCCATGTTCAAGAAAAGCGCAATAGCTCAGGCAGTAGGGAAAAACAGCCTTGCTCTACTTGAGCTTGTTCCAAAGCAGGAAATATTCCTGCAGCCCCATGAAGAGGTTTATATCGGGGACGGCAAGAGGGACAAGATTCACCACATAGTCGGGAGAATGAGGTTTGAAAATCTTACAGCCTCTGCTGTAAAGGAGCTTGAATTCATAGTTATTGAGCATATTAAGGCGAGGGAAAAGGATTTTGTTGAGTTCTTTAACACATCAGGGCCTTTAACCACAAGGATGCACAAGCTTGAGCTTCTTCCAGGACTGGGCAAGAAGAAGATGTGGGAAATCATAGAGGCAAGGGAGACTGAGCCAATCAAGAGTTTTAGTGACCTGAAAGGCAGGATTCACCTTATGCCTGACCCAGTGAAGCTCATAAGCAAGAGAATAATGAAGGAAATGACTGGAAACGAGAAGCACATGCTTTTCGTTCAGTAA
- a CDS encoding AbrB/MazE/SpoVT family DNA-binding domain-containing protein has translation MKRKIIQLAGKTLVVSIPSALAKKYGLLKGQEIEVEEQGSKIVINLGNSTSIEKKSIKISGMSEMLGRVVGALYKAGYDEIEIEFSSSDELKEIQRTLNRTCIGFEIVRQGDTTLTTREISKLEPEQFEAVLRRLFLFLLTSADDSLKSASPLNIDGLKNIKLRDDNLNRFADFCRRVINKNGCPGFKRTAPIYFITEELEKIGDSYKDLAEHLAENKTSLSKKTLNLYGEINSFLRDFYELFYSFNLVKYEEFGKKKNKILLELENQMKIAKKDEVIVLSFLNNLLNQIFDMNGSLITSFI, from the coding sequence ATGAAAAGAAAAATAATCCAGCTTGCAGGAAAGACACTTGTAGTTTCAATACCGAGCGCTCTTGCCAAAAAATACGGGCTCTTAAAGGGGCAGGAGATAGAAGTTGAGGAGCAGGGCTCAAAGATTGTCATAAACCTGGGAAACAGCACCTCTATTGAGAAGAAGAGCATAAAAATATCAGGAATGTCTGAGATGCTGGGAAGAGTTGTAGGCGCATTATACAAGGCAGGTTATGATGAGATTGAGATAGAGTTCAGCTCTTCAGATGAGCTGAAGGAGATTCAAAGAACCCTTAACAGGACATGCATTGGTTTTGAGATAGTGAGGCAGGGCGATACAACCCTCACAACAAGAGAGATTTCCAAGCTTGAGCCAGAGCAGTTTGAGGCAGTTCTAAGAAGGCTTTTCCTTTTCCTCCTGACAAGCGCAGATGACTCATTGAAATCAGCTTCCCCATTGAACATTGACGGGCTTAAGAACATAAAGTTAAGGGATGACAATCTCAACAGATTTGCTGATTTCTGCAGGAGGGTTATCAACAAGAACGGCTGTCCTGGATTCAAGAGGACAGCCCCGATATACTTTATTACTGAAGAGCTTGAGAAAATAGGGGATTCTTACAAGGACCTTGCAGAGCATCTGGCTGAAAATAAAACATCACTAAGCAAGAAAACCCTTAATTTATATGGGGAAATAAATTCCTTTTTGAGGGACTTTTACGAGCTTTTCTACTCATTCAATCTTGTGAAATATGAGGAATTTGGAAAGAAAAAAAATAAAATACTGCTTGAGCTTGAAAACCAGATGAAAATTGCGAAGAAAGATGAGGTGATTGTGCTTTCATTCCTGAATAATCTCCTCAACCAGATATTTGACATGAACGGTTCGCTCATTACTTCGTTCATATAA
- a CDS encoding LUD domain-containing protein yields MTVKMDDLSKELKEKENVKSVILPVMYSYKDKREKVFENYPKEELREKLRKIKEYSILNISELKKKAVGNFEKNGIHVIEAKSSKEAVEKIREIIGKEKLIIKSKSNTANEIGLKDALKDKELVETDTGDFLVQISSERDIHPVLPALHLTPEKISETIRKKFGGHVKPEKEAIVAFVRQHLRKKIEGAKVWITGANALTADGSIVILENEGNISLVSRIPDKHIVISSFDKIVPTIEDAIHVARCAAVYGTGQEFPVYVSVISGPSKTADIQNELVTGAQGAKELYLVLVDNGRSEILNSEFKELLYCINCGACLNFCPVYHNLSDRYGSKYSGAKGVLFSLFDEGLKESYENGAFFCTMCRNCSENCPSEIDLPEMMKKLRGKLAEKGIEPPDIREMLSNIEKFGNPFGEAGKDGMPKNLYCC; encoded by the coding sequence ATGACGGTTAAAATGGACGACCTTTCAAAAGAACTGAAGGAAAAGGAAAATGTGAAGTCAGTTATTCTTCCTGTTATGTATTCCTACAAGGACAAGAGGGAAAAGGTATTTGAGAATTATCCAAAGGAAGAGCTCAGGGAAAAACTCAGAAAGATAAAGGAATACTCAATCTTAAACATCTCTGAACTTAAGAAGAAGGCAGTTGGGAATTTTGAAAAAAACGGGATTCATGTGATTGAGGCAAAATCCTCAAAAGAGGCAGTTGAAAAAATAAGGGAGATAATAGGAAAGGAAAAATTAATCATAAAATCAAAATCAAACACTGCAAATGAAATCGGGCTGAAAGATGCGCTGAAGGACAAGGAACTGGTTGAAACAGACACCGGGGATTTTCTTGTTCAGATATCTTCTGAAAGGGACATCCATCCAGTGCTTCCTGCTCTTCACTTGACTCCTGAAAAAATCTCTGAAACAATAAGGAAAAAATTCGGCGGGCATGTCAAGCCTGAAAAAGAGGCGATTGTTGCGTTTGTAAGGCAGCACCTGAGAAAAAAGATTGAGGGTGCAAAGGTTTGGATAACAGGCGCAAATGCATTGACAGCTGACGGAAGCATAGTAATCCTTGAAAATGAGGGCAATATCTCCCTTGTCTCAAGGATTCCGGACAAGCACATAGTGATTTCATCATTTGACAAGATTGTCCCGACAATTGAGGATGCAATTCATGTTGCAAGATGCGCAGCAGTATATGGAACAGGGCAGGAATTCCCTGTTTATGTCAGCGTTATATCCGGCCCGAGCAAGACAGCAGACATCCAAAATGAGCTGGTTACAGGAGCGCAGGGTGCAAAAGAGCTTTACCTTGTGCTTGTGGACAACGGCAGGAGTGAAATTCTCAATTCTGAATTTAAGGAATTATTATACTGCATAAACTGCGGCGCCTGCCTGAACTTCTGCCCTGTCTACCACAATCTTTCAGACAGGTACGGCTCAAAATACTCTGGGGCAAAGGGAGTGCTTTTCTCGCTTTTTGATGAGGGGCTGAAAGAATCATATGAAAACGGGGCGTTCTTCTGCACAATGTGCAGGAACTGCTCTGAGAACTGCCCTTCTGAAATAGACCTTCCTGAAATGATGAAAAAGCTCAGGGGGAAGCTTGCTGAAAAGGGGATTGAGCCGCCTGACATAAGAGAAATGCTTTCAAACATAGAGAAATTCGGGAATCCTTTCGGAGAAGCTGGAAAGGACGGAATGCCAAAGAACTTATATTGCTGTTAA
- a CDS encoding (Fe-S)-binding protein: MGILSRIFRTENILYYPGCLTKFVGKEIEENYREILGKAGVDFIQLKDAELCCGSPVLNSGHEKEAKVIAEKNFRLFKEQGITKIITACPACYKTFSNDYPKLVPGWDIKAEHMSVTIARAIKKGKIKPEENSLEVTYHDPCHLGRHMKIYEEPRDIIRSTGAKIREMKLTRENAVCCGGGAGVRSNYPKLAASIGKERIQMARETGAKVLVTACPMCYFNLKENAHGFEVMELSQIILNKKK; the protein is encoded by the coding sequence ATGGGAATACTCAGCAGGATTTTCAGGACAGAGAACATCCTTTATTACCCAGGATGCCTCACCAAGTTTGTGGGAAAGGAAATTGAGGAAAATTACAGGGAAATCCTCGGGAAGGCAGGAGTTGATTTCATACAGCTTAAGGATGCTGAGCTCTGCTGCGGAAGCCCTGTTCTTAATTCAGGGCATGAGAAAGAGGCAAAAGTCATTGCAGAAAAGAATTTCAGGCTTTTCAAGGAGCAAGGGATAACAAAGATAATAACTGCGTGCCCGGCATGCTATAAGACATTCTCAAATGATTATCCAAAGCTTGTCCCAGGATGGGACATAAAAGCAGAGCACATGTCTGTTACAATAGCAAGGGCGATAAAGAAAGGGAAAATCAAACCTGAAGAGAATTCTCTTGAAGTAACATATCATGACCCATGCCATCTCGGAAGGCACATGAAGATTTATGAAGAGCCCAGAGACATAATCAGGAGCACAGGAGCAAAAATCAGGGAAATGAAGCTAACAAGGGAAAACGCAGTATGCTGCGGCGGAGGTGCTGGCGTAAGGTCAAATTACCCGAAGCTTGCAGCAAGCATTGGAAAGGAAAGGATTCAGATGGCAAGGGAAACAGGAGCAAAAGTTCTTGTTACTGCATGCCCGATGTGCTACTTCAACTTAAAGGAGAATGCGCATGGTTTTGAGGTTATGGAATTAAGCCAGATTATATTAAATAAGAAAAAGTAA